The proteins below are encoded in one region of Sander vitreus isolate 19-12246 chromosome 24, sanVit1, whole genome shotgun sequence:
- the cfap221 gene encoding cilia- and flagella-associated protein 221 codes for MEVALSAPQIVPDSLRRGAPLPLSQLVEESRSTANIPNHLLESKIYAKLKSNSLIQAEPPVLHFSGFELGKDYVKILKLINISSEVINIHIIPTQTKHFQTTFTKKYRLIPGLAYTLKVRLCPDEWRYFYDCIRVHCKGEENLLIPVHAYPVIDDLQIPPRINLSAVPLGQSVCHAIPLRCSCPIDFEFQVYIIQPHEAFTIHPLTGVIPANGEEKIIVTFSPFQYETCQVTIQLVISQFNTRPYLCTITGSSAPHLALSELGRKSGHGDAVPAEYKRPLPATQVPPRSKTKYRSTKEADKSKTWRDPASVKPPGDVCTPAGVAKMLIKDTDKLSSKDLREAISCGSMVGPPNRQMKEALFIKKVQQNVKEEQANHLRWQVHLGKDPVSEHSRRQIAEEREIALHEYMVRRGDVSHEEDFAAGQPKLSSRRVLCEAGQACEGAPSFQFYSSFQWELRQRALRLFQQAARKIVIRCRMNLRLTCLKKLSGSMKNVPLAKKVEEETTCDLKISPDRVFPFAFPVLSNEDDPLAHSHLDTLPVDPIDVTVTTRIPFFKLQVPQHYKLMGYRPVSAWEAFNSYTPTTLARPLRSGALDELEDVKAACLSFSAPEALLGPFPANPLRIFNPAPGLQTYKPSPKYLESDLEFHLCPLPRYAIPESNMCGRGAQTPHTLDRKEVIAEIMTWKDFDLITSKCLSNQAALTSDCAPRRSVDYSTDILPPPPPPLTGPPDDLAPLMDNPWEGSGVQLTPEIIRAEFLSGEALVSNSNLTRAMTVCRHQRELQMEATYRSEFNQMGKRVMTRLKQLGVTDSTSPGEDCG; via the exons ATGGAGGTGGCCCTCTCTGCCCCGCAGATAGTGCCAGATTCCCTCAGGAGGGGGGCCCCCCTGCCTCTGAGCCAGCTGGTAGAGGAGAGCAGGAGCACAGCCAACATTCCCAATCATCTACTGGAATCAA AAATCTATGCCAAACTGAAAAGCAACAGCCTGATCCAAGCAGAGCCCCCAGTGCTTCACTTCAGTGGGTTTGAGCTGGGGAAGGATTACGTAAAGATCCTG AAACTAATCAACATCTCATCTGAAGTCATAAATATTCATATCATTCCCACCCAAACCAAGCACTTCCAAACAACTTTTACCAAAaag taTCGACTCATCCCAGGCCTCGCCTACACACTGAAGGTCAGGCTCTGTCCCGATGAGTGGCGGTACTTCTATGACTGCATTCGGGTTCACTGCAAG GGGGAAGAGAACCTGTTAATTCCAGTTCACGCTTATCCTGTCATCGATGACCTGCAAATCCCTCCTCGTATCAACCTATCAGCCGTACCACTTggacaaag TGTTTGCCATGCTATTCCTCTGAGATGCAGCTGCCCCATTGACTTTGAGTTTCAGGTGTACATTATTCAGCCCCATGAGGCCTTCACCATCCATCCCCTTACAG GTGTGATACCAGCCAATGGTGAAGAGAAGATCATTGTGACATTTAGTCCTTTCCAATATGAGACCTGTCAGGTCACCATCCAGCTGGTCATCTCACAGTTCAACACCCGACCCTACCTCTGTACCATCACTGGGAGCTCTGCACCTCACCTAGCCCTCAG CGAGCTGGGAAGAAAATCGGGGCATGGAGATGCAGTGCCTGCAGAATACAAAAGACCTTTACCTGCCACCCAAGTGCCCCCTCGCAGCAAAACCAAATACAGGTCGACCAAGGAGGCTGACAAATCAAAG ACATGGAGAGATCCAGCTAGTGTTAAGCCTCCGGGAGATGTCTGTACTCCTGCAGGGGTGGCAAAGATGCTGATCAAAGACACGGATAAACTCAGCTCTAAAGACCTGAGGGAAG CCATATCCTGTGGCAGCATGGTTGGCCCGCCAAACAGGCAGATGAAGGAGGCCCTCTTCATAAAAAAGGTTCAACAAAATGTGAAGGAGGAGCAAGCCAACCACCTCAGATG GCAAGTTCATCTTGGTAAGGACCCTGTGTCAGAGCACAGCCGGAGGCAGATagcggaggagagagagattgcGCTACATGAATACATG GTCCGAAGGGGAGATGTAAGCCATGAGGAAGACTTTGCTGCTGGACAACCTAAACTTTCCTCCAGACGAGTGCTTTGTGAAGCAGGACAG GCCTGCGAGGGAGCCCCATCCTTCCAGTTTTACTCCAGTTTTCAGTGGGAGCTGAGACAAAGAGCCCTCAGACTGTTCCAGCAGGCGGCACGCAAG ATAGTGATCCGATGTCGCATGAACCTGAGACTGACCTGTTTGAAGAAACTGTCAGGCAGCATGAAGAACGTGCCCTTGGCAAAGAAAG TTGAAGAGGAGACGACTTGTGATCTAAAGATCTCCCCAGACAGAGTCTTTCCATTTGCTTTCCCCGTTCTCTCTAATGAAGATGACCCGCTG GCTCACAGTCATTTGGACACATTGCCTGTGGACCCTATTGATGTGACTGTGACAACACGTATTCCTTTCTTCAAGCTTCAA GTTCCCCAGCACTATAAGCTTATGGGCTACCGGCCTGTGTCAGCCTGGGAGGCATTTAACTCCTATACGCCCACTACTTTGGCCAGACCACTTCGCTCTGGAGCTCTG GACGAGCTGGAGGATGTGAAGGCTGCGTGTCTCTCCTTCAGCGCCCCCGAAGCTCTGCTCGGACCTTTTCCAGCAAACCCACTCAGAATCTTT AATCCAGCTCCAGGCCTGCAGACCTACAAGCCCAGCCCTAAATACCTGGAGAGTGACCTGGAGTTCCACCTCTGCCCTCTGCCCAG GTATGCAATCCCTGAGAGCAACATGTGTGGCAGAGGGGCACAAACCCCACACACTCTGGACCGCAAG GAAGTGATCGCAGAGATCATGACATGGAAGGATTTTGATTTGATTACCTCGAAGTGTCTGTCCAACCAAGCTGCTCTCACCAGTGACTGTGCCCCCCGCAG GTCTGTCGACTACAGCACAGATATacttccacctcctcctcctcctcttaccGGACCTCCAGATGATCTGGCACCACTAATGGACAATCC GTGGGAAGGCTCAGGAGTCCAACTAACACCAGAGATTATCAGAGCAGAGTTTTTGTCTGGGGAAGCTCTGGTCTCCAATAGCAACCTCACCAGAGCAATGACCGTCTGCAG GCACCAGAGGGAGCTTCAGATGGAGGCGACCTACAGGTCTGAGTTCAACCAGATGGGGAAAAGAGTGATGACCAGGCTGAAGCAACTTGGAGTCACTGACAGTACTTCACCAGGAGAGGACTGTGGATAG
- the sctr gene encoding secretin receptor: MEKRNPSDTMKKVGLIGMLLLPQAKSSSWCHPHVHLVKEEEKCMTDQLLFKSQKATENNVSVHCKGMWDELNCWPPASLGDTVSQPCPEFFNSEAEVHRNCTASGWTDPLVPHEVACGYTFNETLHFLRESSDSHLYFSYVKTMYTAGYTLSLISLTIAVTIFCLFRKLHCTRNHIHIQLFISFILRAIFIFIRDSLLFTNEEFYHCDHYPVACKVVLMFSNYSILANYSWLLAEGHFLFTLVSRSFFSLKKHLAWYIVLSWGLPLIVIVSWGCTKYFYEDEGCWETRRHEWIWWILRVPVLLTISINLIFFGGILRILVNKLRMPVAQRNEFSQYKRLIKSTFFLVALFGLHYILFVFLPVEVSSSVFQIWTFAELALSSTQGFVVAVLYCFINGEVQQEFQRRWRRWRLTRHLPSRRRQHHGSISHSSSPQTQVSLLPCSPGSPTASGLPVDTVQM, translated from the exons ATGGAAAAAAGGAACCCGTCAGACACAATGAAAAAAGTTGGACTTATTGGAATGCTACTGTTACCCCAG GCAAAATCGTCTTCATGGTGTCATCCTCATGTTCATCTTgtgaaagaggaggaaaagtgCATGACAGATCAACTACTTTTTAAGTCACAAAAAGCAACAG AAAACAATGTAAGTGTACACTGTAAAGGAATGTGGGATGAACTGAACTGCTGGCCTCCTGCTTCTCTTGGGGATACCGTCTCTCAGCCATGTCCAGAGTTTTTCAATTCCGAAG CTGAAGTACATCGCAACTGCACTGCCAGTGGCTGGAcagaccctctcgtcccacatGAAGTTGCATGTGGCTACACTTTCAATGAGACACTTCACTTTCTCAGAGAG TCCTCAGACTCCCATTTGTATTTCTCCTACGTGAAGACCATGTACACAGCCGgatacacactctctctcatctcCCTCACCATCGCCGTCACCATATTCTGTCTGTTTAG AAAGCTGCACTGTACCAGGAACCACATTCACATCCAGCTGTTTATCTCCTTCATCCTGAGAgccatcttcatcttcatcagagACTCTCTGCTGTTTACCAATGAAGAGTTCTATCACTGTGACCACTACCCC GTGGCATGTAAGGTGGTGTTGATGTTTTCCAACTACTCCATCCTGGCAAACTACAGCTGGCTGCTGGCGGAGGGTCACTTCCTCTTCACCCTGGTGAGCCGCTCCTTCTTCTCCCTGAAGAAACACCTCGCCTGGTACATCGTCCTAAGCTGGG GTTTACCTTTGATTGTTATTGTCTCCTGGGGATGCACAAAGTATTTTTATGAAGACGAAGG CTGTTGGGAAACCAGGAGACATGAATGGATTTGGTGGATTCTTCGAGTACCAGTTCTTCTGACTATATCT ATCAATCTCAtcttttttgggggcattttgaGGATACTGGTGAACAAACTCAGAATGCCAGTTGCACAGAGGAATGAATTCAGCCAGTACAA GAGGCTAATAAAATCCACTTTTTTTCTGGTGGCTCTGTTTGGTCTGCATTACATCCTGTTTGTTTTCCTACCTGTTGAAGTCAGCAGCTCAGTGTTTCAGATATGGACATTTGCAGAGCTGGCTCTGTCATCCACACAG GGTTTTGTGGTCGCTGTGCTCTACTGCTTCATTAACGGAGAG GTGCAGCAGGAGTTtcagaggaggtggaggaggtggaggctgACTCGGCACCTCCCCAGTCGGCGCCGGCAGCATCACGGCTCCATCAGCCACAGTAGCTCTCCCCAAACACAGGTCTCCCTGCTGCCCTGCTCTCCAGGCAGCCCGACAGCCAGTGGGCTCCCCGTGGATACTGTGCAGATGTGA